The stretch of DNA CCGCCTTGGACCTCATCAAGAGCCGCGGCGTGATCTCGAAGGTGGTCGAGAAGCTCGGCGCCGATTACATCCTCCGAGGCGGACCCGAGGCCGAAGCAGACGACCAGCCCGCGGACGTCGTCGCTTCGTTTATCGATTCCACCATCGGCGCCGCAGCGAACCGTGCGATCACGACGCTCAAGAGCATCGACCCGATCAGCCGAGACGAAGAAGCGGTGATCGAGATCGAGCGGAATCTGGTCGCCGACTCGGAACGCGATTCAACGCTGCTGTTGGTCAGCTACAGCACCGACACCCCGGTGGGCGCCAAGACCATCCTCGAGACGCTCATCGACGTCTATCGCAACGAACACTTGCGAATCAACCGCAACCAAGACTCGCGGGAGTTCTTCCAGGAGCAGGAAGGGTTGATCCGTGAGCAGCTCAACGCGGCGATGGACCGGGTCCGCCAGGCGAAGGACGAGATCGGCGTCGCCTCGGTCGACACCCGCCGCCAGAACCTCGAGAACCAGCTACAGGCGATCACGATGTCGGCGTTCGAAGCCGAATCGGATCGCAACGCCCTTGTCGCCGAGCTCAAAGACCTCAATCTCCAACTCGACTCCCTGCCCGAACGGTTGATCGCGTCGAAGAAGTCGATCCCGAACCAGGGCGCCGACCTGCTGCGGGAGCAGCTCTACACGCTCCAGGTGAAGCAGGCCGATCTCAAGGCGCGCTACAGCAGCAGCCACCCGTTGGTGGTAGCGATCTCACAGCAGATCAACGAGGCGGAGAAGGTGGTTGATGGCCAGTCGGATGTCCGCGAAGAGACCACGGACGACGTCAACCCGCTTCATCTCGAATTGGCCCTCGCCGCCAACCAGAAGCGGAGCCAGTTGGCGAGCCTTGAGGCCAAGCTCGAGTCGCTCCGCGACCAAGACAAGACGGTCCGCGCCGACCTCGAAAAACTCAACGCCGACGCCATGCGGATCGCTCTGCTCGAACGCGAAGAGGCAGACCTCAGTCGCAAGCACACCCGTTATGTCGATAACCTCGAGCAGACCCGCATCGACCAAGAACTCGAAGAGCAAGCCGTGTCGAGCATCAGCACGGCCCAGGCGCCGACCTTGTCGGAGAAGCCGGTGAGCCCCTCGAAGCTGATCGTAGCGCTGGGATCGATCGTCCTCGCCTTCGCGGGCACGGCAGCGACGGTGCTCGGTCTCGAGCAGATCAGCGACAAGATCCGTGACGAACGCACGATCGAGAAGGTGACGGGCGTTCCGGTCTTAGCGACCATCCCCGACTCGTCCGCCCACGGCCGCGTGCTTGTCTCTTAGTCGTCCTCAGCTGCGATCCCCCTTTCCCACCGCGCGTCCCCCGATCAAGCCACGGCCCTCACGATGCACCAGGTCAACTCGATCGACGTTTACGATTCGCCCGAGAGCGTGGTCCGCCCCGTCCCT from Botrimarina mediterranea encodes:
- a CDS encoding GumC family protein; translation: MPASPNNATVLSMAEMLFRHRIKVVLIPTLVLGVGLAIALFAPRQYKSEAKLALQMGRQSVNLDPTAQTGQQIIGIQQLGRDAEVITALDLIKSRGVISKVVEKLGADYILRGGPEAEADDQPADVVASFIDSTIGAAANRAITTLKSIDPISRDEEAVIEIERNLVADSERDSTLLLVSYSTDTPVGAKTILETLIDVYRNEHLRINRNQDSREFFQEQEGLIREQLNAAMDRVRQAKDEIGVASVDTRRQNLENQLQAITMSAFEAESDRNALVAELKDLNLQLDSLPERLIASKKSIPNQGADLLREQLYTLQVKQADLKARYSSSHPLVVAISQQINEAEKVVDGQSDVREETTDDVNPLHLELALAANQKRSQLASLEAKLESLRDQDKTVRADLEKLNADAMRIALLEREEADLSRKHTRYVDNLEQTRIDQELEEQAVSSISTAQAPTLSEKPVSPSKLIVALGSIVLAFAGTAATVLGLEQISDKIRDERTIEKVTGVPVLATIPDSSAHGRVLVS